The proteins below are encoded in one region of Candidatus Poribacteria bacterium:
- a CDS encoding YjbQ family protein: protein MIQQIEITLPEYSRGFHLVTDEIMKSLGELPKEGILHLFIKHTSAGLTINENDDPTVREDFANSFDRLVKEREPFYKHTIEGDDDMPAHIKASLVGFTVSVPITNHRLNLGIWQGIYLCEFRNSGGRRNLTATLYF, encoded by the coding sequence CGCGGTTTCCACCTTGTCACAGATGAAATTATGAAATCGCTCGGTGAATTGCCGAAAGAAGGTATCCTGCACCTGTTCATCAAGCACACCTCAGCAGGATTGACTATCAACGAAAACGACGATCCGACAGTCCGCGAAGATTTTGCCAACAGCTTTGACCGTCTCGTCAAAGAACGCGAACCGTTCTATAAACATACCATAGAAGGTGATGACGATATGCCTGCACATATCAAGGCATCGCTTGTCGGTTTTACTGTCTCTGTCCCTATTACTAACCATCGCCTCAATTTAGGTATTTGGCAGGGGATATACTTGTGCGAATTCCGGAACAGCGGTGGCAGACGAAACCTGACAGCAACCCTCTATTTTTAA